A window of Brachybacterium fresconis contains these coding sequences:
- a CDS encoding HAD-IIA family hydrolase has translation MIRRPDPSLLDLYDALLLDLDGTLMHGAAPIPHAAAAVDRARAAGTTVVFATNNASRTPRQAAEHLAQVGVAAQPEEFVTSPQVASRLLADRLEPGQKVLVVGGESLAAEIRESGLEPVTTDSPDVVAVVQGWSPTLDWSILAEGAYAIGHGAWWMATNIDATLPTERGMAPGNGAMVAALRHATGVEPAVAGKPEPGMFTVAARDASSRRPLIIGDRLDTDIEGAVRAGMDSLLVLTGVDGIDAALRADPVRRPTFILSDLSELGAPFPLPVLDGDRVRCGAVGARWVDGDIVLTGRLGDPRVLRAVLALLHARAAQGPWTGRLLDREGTEQRPNDR, from the coding sequence ATGATCCGTCGGCCCGATCCCTCGCTGCTGGATCTCTACGACGCCCTGCTGCTGGACCTCGACGGGACCCTCATGCACGGGGCCGCCCCGATCCCGCACGCCGCCGCCGCGGTGGACCGCGCCCGGGCCGCCGGGACCACCGTGGTCTTCGCGACCAACAACGCCTCCCGCACCCCGCGACAGGCCGCGGAACACCTCGCCCAGGTGGGCGTCGCCGCGCAGCCCGAGGAGTTCGTGACCTCCCCGCAGGTCGCCTCCCGTCTGCTCGCAGACCGGCTCGAGCCCGGCCAGAAGGTGCTCGTCGTCGGCGGCGAGAGCCTTGCCGCCGAGATCCGCGAATCCGGTCTCGAGCCCGTCACGACCGACAGCCCGGACGTCGTCGCCGTCGTCCAGGGCTGGTCCCCGACCCTGGACTGGTCGATCCTCGCCGAAGGCGCCTACGCCATCGGCCACGGCGCCTGGTGGATGGCGACCAACATCGACGCCACCTTGCCCACCGAACGCGGAATGGCACCCGGCAACGGCGCGATGGTCGCAGCCCTGCGCCACGCCACCGGCGTCGAGCCCGCGGTCGCCGGCAAGCCGGAGCCCGGGATGTTCACCGTCGCCGCCCGCGATGCCTCCTCCCGTCGCCCGCTGATCATCGGCGACCGCCTCGACACCGACATCGAAGGAGCGGTGCGCGCCGGCATGGACTCCCTGCTGGTGCTCACCGGCGTCGACGGCATCGACGCGGCCCTGCGCGCCGACCCCGTGCGCCGCCCCACCTTCATCCTCTCCGATCTCTCCGAGCTGGGCGCCCCGTTCCCGCTGCCCGTCCTGGACGGCGACCGCGTCCGCTGCGGCGCGGTCGGAGCCCGCTGGGTCGACGGAGACATCGTCCTGACCGGCCGTCTCGGGGACCCGCGGGTGCTCCGTGCCGTCCTGGCCCTCCTGCATGCGCGCGCCGCGCAGGGTCCCTGGACCGGACGGCTGCTGGACCGCGAGGGCACCGAGCAGCGACCCAACGACCGGTGA
- a CDS encoding TlyA family RNA methyltransferase — translation MSPERLDIALAAAGLARSRSHARRVIEEGRARLDGRPAMKPSTPVPPGARLQVVDVPDGIEYASRAAHKLLGAMDTLGLDPAGARCLDAGASTGGFSDVLLRRGADRVIAVDIGHDQLAEHVARDPRVSVRDGISVRDLTPALIGGTVDLLVADLSFISLATVIAPLARVVRTGGDLLIMVKPQFEVGRAALPRTGVVTEPAARTAAVTGVAEAAAGAGLALQGVGPSALPGQDGNREYFLHLRPTGVTCAMDEVACDMIGDAVRENRSRHREISRGTPHDPADAPTDAQED, via the coding sequence GTGAGCCCGGAACGCCTCGACATCGCCCTGGCCGCCGCAGGGCTCGCCCGATCCCGCAGCCATGCCCGGCGCGTCATCGAGGAGGGCCGCGCCCGCCTCGACGGGCGCCCCGCGATGAAGCCCTCGACCCCGGTGCCCCCGGGTGCTCGGCTGCAGGTCGTCGACGTCCCTGACGGCATCGAGTACGCCTCCCGGGCCGCCCACAAGCTCCTGGGGGCGATGGACACCCTGGGCCTGGATCCCGCCGGAGCCCGCTGCCTGGACGCGGGCGCCTCCACCGGCGGCTTCAGCGACGTCCTGCTGCGACGGGGGGCCGACCGCGTGATCGCCGTCGACATCGGCCACGACCAGCTCGCCGAGCACGTGGCCCGCGACCCCCGGGTGAGCGTGCGCGACGGCATCAGCGTGCGTGACCTCACTCCGGCGCTGATCGGCGGCACGGTCGACCTCCTGGTCGCGGATCTCTCCTTCATCTCCCTGGCCACCGTGATCGCCCCGCTGGCGCGTGTCGTGCGCACCGGCGGCGACCTGCTGATCATGGTCAAACCCCAGTTCGAGGTGGGGCGTGCCGCGCTGCCGCGCACGGGTGTGGTCACCGAACCCGCGGCCCGCACCGCCGCCGTGACCGGGGTCGCCGAGGCCGCCGCCGGGGCCGGGCTGGCGCTGCAGGGCGTCGGCCCCAGCGCCCTGCCCGGCCAGGACGGCAACCGTGAGTACTTCCTGCACCTGCGGCCCACCGGCGTGACCTGCGCGATGGACGAGGTCGCCTGTGACATGATCGGGGACGCCGTGCGCGAGAACCGATCACGCCATCGGGAGATCTCGCGCGGCACGCCGCACGACCCTGCCGATGCTCCGACCGACGCCCAGGAGGACTGA
- a CDS encoding NAD kinase: MRRFLLYVHTGRRAALGAMLTVLEELTRRDVRGVVVDDQVDEIMALPEDAAPPKLLTFLTNGGVDVLDAVSAADLVELGIVLGGDGTILRALEAVREADVPVHGVNLGHVGFLAESEVEDLSITVARLLDGDYEIEKRAALDVHVLDGDDHPVEEHWALNEASLEKADRLKMINVAIEIDGRPVSSFGCDGVVLSTSTGSTAYAFSAGGPVIWPEVDAMLLIPLAAHALFARPLVLGRSSEAAIEMTLDNREDGILTLDGRRTAEITAGMRVETRLSERSVRLVRLSTTPFADRLVEKFQLPVVGWRGRSPRTR; this comes from the coding sequence ATGAGACGGTTCCTCCTCTATGTCCACACGGGGCGGCGCGCCGCCCTCGGCGCCATGCTCACGGTCCTCGAGGAGCTCACCCGGCGCGATGTGCGCGGCGTGGTGGTCGACGATCAGGTCGACGAGATCATGGCCCTGCCGGAGGACGCGGCACCCCCGAAGCTGCTGACCTTCCTCACCAACGGCGGAGTGGACGTGCTGGACGCCGTCTCGGCCGCCGACCTCGTCGAGCTCGGCATCGTCCTGGGCGGCGACGGCACCATCCTGCGGGCCCTGGAAGCGGTCCGGGAGGCCGACGTCCCGGTCCATGGCGTCAACCTCGGCCACGTCGGCTTCCTGGCCGAGAGCGAGGTCGAGGACCTCTCGATCACCGTCGCGCGTCTGCTGGACGGTGACTACGAGATCGAGAAGCGCGCCGCGCTCGACGTGCACGTGCTGGACGGCGACGACCACCCGGTCGAGGAGCACTGGGCGCTGAACGAGGCCTCGCTCGAGAAAGCCGACCGGCTCAAGATGATCAACGTCGCCATCGAGATCGACGGCCGCCCCGTCTCCTCCTTCGGCTGCGACGGCGTGGTGCTGTCCACCTCCACCGGCTCGACCGCCTACGCCTTCAGCGCCGGCGGCCCGGTGATCTGGCCCGAGGTCGATGCCATGCTGCTGATCCCGCTGGCCGCCCACGCCCTGTTCGCCCGCCCGCTGGTGCTGGGCCGCTCCTCCGAGGCGGCGATCGAGATGACCCTCGACAACCGCGAGGACGGCATCCTCACCCTCGACGGCCGCCGCACCGCCGAGATCACCGCCGGGATGCGCGTCGAGACCCGCCTGTCCGAGCGGTCCGTGCGCCTGGTCCGCCTGAGCACCACCCCCTTCGCGGATCGGCTCGTCGAGAAGTTCCAGCTCCCGGTCGTCGGCTGGCGGGGACGCAGCCCGCGCACGCGCTGA
- the recN gene encoding DNA repair protein RecN, whose translation MLSTLRIRQIGVIDDAMLEFGPGFTALTGETGAGKTMIVTGLTMLLGDRLDRGRTRGSSTVDGTLALAGHEELSTSLDELGAEEDDGEVLVVRRVTRDGRSRAQIGGVPVPIGTLARLVGTAVTVHGQADQQRLRDLDAQREALDRFADAEIGPLLTRHREIWRERTALTEQVAELDGLLAERDRRGTALREALERIEASDPQVGEDDALRTELERLGNAEELRGGATQAALALVGDDDGPAAGSLLDVASESLGRAARTDTTLAPLVERLDAARIELSDISGELTRYAEDIDASPGRLDEANERLHELTVLVRDLGALLPGPDGPAEDVTALLETSRGAAVDLDRFEGAEQERATAATRLEAVQDELEETADALTAARTAAAERLAAAVQEELRHLEMPDAALRVDVTQRTHRSHGRDAVAILLAPHPGAEPLPVAQAASGGELSRVMLALEVALASSRSDRTAAPVFVFDEIDAGIGGRAALAVGQRLAQLARHAQVIVVTHLPQVAAHAGTHLQIVKSSTDGATSSTVETLERPGRIRELARMLAGDDASDLALAHAEELLEAASTVPVGRPSPRGAVG comes from the coding sequence ATGCTGTCCACCCTGCGCATCCGCCAGATCGGTGTGATCGACGATGCGATGCTCGAGTTCGGGCCCGGATTCACCGCCCTGACCGGGGAGACCGGCGCCGGCAAGACCATGATCGTCACCGGGCTGACCATGCTCCTGGGGGACCGGCTGGACCGCGGCCGCACCCGCGGCTCGAGCACCGTCGACGGCACCCTCGCCCTGGCCGGGCACGAGGAGCTGTCCACCTCCCTCGACGAGCTCGGGGCCGAGGAGGACGACGGCGAGGTCCTCGTCGTGCGCCGCGTGACCCGTGACGGCCGCTCCCGGGCGCAGATCGGCGGCGTCCCCGTGCCGATCGGCACCCTCGCCCGCCTGGTCGGCACCGCCGTCACCGTGCATGGCCAGGCCGATCAGCAGCGACTTCGCGACCTCGACGCCCAACGGGAAGCGCTCGACCGCTTCGCCGACGCCGAGATCGGCCCGCTGCTGACCCGCCACCGCGAGATCTGGCGTGAACGCACCGCCCTGACCGAGCAGGTCGCCGAGCTCGACGGACTGCTGGCCGAGCGCGACCGCCGCGGCACCGCCCTGCGCGAGGCGCTCGAGCGCATCGAGGCCTCCGACCCCCAGGTGGGGGAGGACGACGCGCTGCGCACCGAGCTCGAACGGCTCGGCAACGCCGAGGAGCTGCGGGGCGGGGCGACCCAGGCCGCCCTGGCCCTGGTCGGGGACGACGACGGTCCCGCCGCCGGCTCCCTGCTGGACGTCGCCTCCGAGTCCCTGGGCCGCGCCGCCCGCACCGACACCACCCTGGCGCCGCTGGTCGAACGCCTGGACGCCGCTCGCATCGAGCTCTCGGACATCTCGGGCGAGCTGACCCGCTATGCCGAGGACATCGACGCCTCCCCGGGCCGTCTCGACGAGGCGAACGAGCGGCTGCACGAGCTGACCGTCCTGGTGCGGGACCTCGGTGCCCTGCTGCCCGGGCCCGACGGCCCCGCCGAGGACGTCACCGCGCTGCTGGAGACCTCCCGCGGCGCCGCCGTCGACCTCGATCGCTTCGAGGGCGCCGAGCAGGAGCGCGCCACCGCCGCCACCCGTCTCGAGGCCGTCCAGGACGAGCTGGAGGAGACCGCCGACGCCCTGACCGCCGCCCGGACGGCCGCGGCCGAGCGCCTGGCCGCGGCGGTGCAGGAGGAGCTGCGCCACCTCGAGATGCCCGACGCCGCCCTCCGCGTCGACGTCACGCAGCGGACCCACCGCTCCCACGGCCGCGACGCCGTCGCGATCCTGCTGGCGCCGCACCCGGGCGCCGAGCCCCTGCCGGTCGCCCAGGCGGCCTCCGGCGGCGAGCTCTCCCGCGTCATGCTGGCCCTCGAGGTGGCGCTGGCCTCCTCCCGCAGCGACCGCACCGCCGCCCCCGTGTTCGTCTTCGACGAGATCGACGCGGGCATCGGCGGCCGGGCCGCCCTCGCCGTCGGCCAGCGCCTGGCGCAGCTGGCCCGTCATGCACAGGTCATCGTCGTCACCCACCTGCCGCAGGTCGCGGCCCACGCCGGCACCCATCTGCAGATCGTGAAGTCCTCGACCGACGGAGCCACCAGCTCCACCGTCGAGACCCTGGAGCGGCCCGGTCGGATCCGGGAGCTGGCCCGCATGCTCGCGGGGGACGACGCCTCCGACCTCGCCCTCGCGCACGCGGAGGAGCTGCTGGAGGCGGCGAGCACCGTGCCCGTCGGCCGGCCCTCGCCGCGCGGGGCCGTCGGATGA
- the steA gene encoding putative cytokinetic ring protein SteA, translating into MSAAPPTVSGTARLGKRTKDLTKRLESGDIAIIDHEDIDRVAAEALVERRPAAVLNVSASTSGRYPNAGPRILVEAGIALVDELGENVFEEIRDGQEVHVDGSRVLLDDLVIAEGTAQDDATIAASQQIARDGLSEQLELFAENTMEYMLRERDLLLDGIGAPAVRTVLDGRPALIVVRGYHYKEDLATLRPFLRENRPVIIGVDGGADAVLDAGFRPDMIIGDMDSVSDRALRSGAELVVHAYRDGRAPGAERLRELGLGDEVVLFPASGTSEDIAMLLADEKGASVIVAVGTHGTLEEFLDKGRAGMSSTFLTRLRIGSKLVDAKGVSRLYRQRISTFQLVLLALAGLAALAVALWATPGGQALVQILGARLDTLLSWFTVLFSPRASGS; encoded by the coding sequence ATGAGCGCCGCACCGCCGACGGTCTCCGGCACCGCCCGGCTGGGCAAACGGACCAAGGACCTCACCAAGCGCCTCGAGTCCGGGGACATCGCGATCATCGACCACGAGGACATCGACCGGGTGGCCGCGGAGGCCCTGGTCGAACGCCGCCCCGCGGCCGTGCTGAACGTCTCCGCCTCCACCTCCGGGCGCTATCCCAATGCGGGCCCGCGCATCCTCGTCGAGGCCGGGATCGCGCTCGTCGACGAGCTCGGCGAGAACGTGTTCGAGGAGATCCGGGACGGGCAGGAGGTCCATGTCGACGGCTCGCGGGTGCTGCTCGATGACCTGGTGATCGCCGAGGGCACGGCGCAGGACGATGCGACGATCGCCGCCTCCCAGCAGATCGCCCGCGACGGGCTCTCCGAACAGCTGGAGCTGTTCGCCGAGAACACGATGGAGTACATGCTGCGCGAGCGCGACCTGCTGCTGGACGGGATCGGCGCCCCCGCGGTGCGCACCGTCCTGGACGGCCGGCCGGCCCTGATCGTGGTGCGCGGGTACCACTACAAGGAGGACCTCGCCACGCTGCGGCCCTTCCTGCGGGAGAACCGACCCGTCATCATCGGCGTCGACGGCGGGGCCGACGCGGTGCTCGACGCCGGGTTCCGCCCCGACATGATCATCGGGGACATGGACTCCGTCTCCGATCGCGCCCTGCGCAGCGGCGCCGAGCTCGTCGTCCACGCCTACCGCGACGGTCGCGCCCCCGGCGCGGAGCGCCTGCGGGAGCTCGGGCTCGGCGACGAGGTCGTGCTCTTCCCCGCCTCGGGCACCAGCGAGGACATCGCCATGCTGCTGGCCGACGAGAAGGGCGCCTCCGTGATCGTCGCCGTCGGCACCCACGGCACCCTCGAGGAGTTCCTCGACAAGGGGCGGGCCGGGATGAGCTCGACATTCCTCACGCGACTGCGGATCGGCTCGAAGCTGGTCGACGCCAAAGGGGTCTCACGCCTGTACCGTCAGAGGATCTCCACCTTCCAGCTGGTGCTGCTCGCGCTGGCCGGCCTGGCCGCCCTCGCGGTCGCGCTCTGGGCCACCCCCGGCGGCCAGGCCCTGGTCCAGATCCTCG